The Chrysoperla carnea chromosome X, inChrCarn1.1, whole genome shotgun sequence genome includes a region encoding these proteins:
- the LOC123302502 gene encoding peroxisomal targeting signal 1 receptor, translating to MAFRKLIEGDCGQDNALQQIAGHFTQDLAKTEKLPNFGQVPLEFQTHPNADQLVQEFMQETMVVPQTFRMDNLLEEMREIENQHHHMMGPILGPSVKETLHLEEVGQKEPTDHLWADEYINNGSTFNESIANNEQVWSNIQQGDGKTNENFELGFGPQWAEQYLSQQPTVSGGEVVNVSEQDELKTDDLAATAGAVAKTLEGDPDMQYSKFVKFMQLLENQEVLIENGKVLERGGLEDQWVEEFTTSTSNTGETAESTAQFWKTLEDNWKRLSEDEHDWLSFNEQSQDYKFSTTNPMSEIENPIEMGKVRLSNYDIPSAVLCFEAACQKTPENAEAWLLLGMAQAENEQDPLAIQALEQCLRLDPTNLKALQALAISQTNENYQSQACNTLIRWIKNHPKYSHLVTFDVENPIKNNITSFMSESQFQAAEDLLIKAVNMDRSTIDEEVQTCLGVLFCLSSEYNKAVDCFNTALQVKPNDPRLWNRVGAALANNSQSEEAVTAYRHALELNPGFIRARYNLGIACINLKAYREAAEHFIEALNQQAKIQERLILGDNIPKDVHRIMSDAIWMTFRTCCNLMGRQDLKHLLDNRDLNGLNQALGFTNE from the exons atggcatttcGTAAATTAATCGAGGGTGATTGTGGCCAAGATAATGCTCTGCAACAAATTGCGGGACATTTTACACAAGACTTAGCAAAAACAGAGAAATTACCAAATTTTGGTCAAGTACCATTAGAATTTCAAACTCATCCAAATGCTGATCAATTGGTACAGGAATTTATGCAAGAGACAATGGTTGTCCCGCAAACATTTCGTATGGATAACTTGTTAGAGGAGATGCGGGAAATCGAGAATCAACATCATCATATGATGGGACCAATTTTAGGACCTAGTGTTAAAGAAACATTACATTTAGAGGAAGTTGGACAAAAAGAGCCTACGGATCATTTATGGGCggatgaatatattaataatggaTCCACATTTAAT gaatcaATTGCAAATAATGAACAAGTTTGGTCAAATATACAACAAGGTGAtggaaaaacaaatgaaaattttgaattaggaTTTGGACCACAATGGGCCGAACAATATTTATCACAGCAACCGACAGTAAGTGGGGGTGAGGTTGTCAATGTTAGTGAACAAGATGAATTAAAAACTGATGATTTGGCAGCAACAGCTGGGGCCGTTGCCAAAACCTTAGAAGGTGATCCGGATATGCAATATTCGAAG TTTGTAAAGTTTATGCAACTTTTGGAAAATCAAGAAGTATTAATTGAAAATGGTAAGGTTTTGGAGCGTGGGGGCTTAGAAGATCAATGGGTAGAAGAGTTTACAACTTCTACATCCAATACCGGTGAAACAGCAg AAAGCACCGCACAATTTTGGAAAACCTTGGAAGATAATTGGAAACGATTATCAGAAGATGAACACGACTGGCTATCATTTAATGAACAATCACAG GACTACAAATTTTCCACAACAAATCCAATGAGTGAAATTGAAAATCCGATTGAAATGGGTAAAGTGAGATTATCAAACTATGATATACCGTCTGCAGTGTTATGTTTTGAAGCTGCATGTCAAAAAACACCAGAGAATGCTGAAGCATGGCTACTGTTGG gtATGGCACAAGCTGAAAATGAACAAGACCCGTTAGCGATACAAGCATTAGAACAATGCTTACGTTTAGATCCAACAAATTTGAAAGCATTACAAGCGTTAGCAATTAgtcaaacaaatgaaaattaccAAAGTCAAGCATGCAATACATTAATACGTTGGATTAAAAACCATCCAAAATATTCACATTTGGTCACATTCGATGTGGAAAAtccgataaaaaataatattacaagttTTATGTCAGa aagccAATTTCAAGCAGCTgaagatttattaattaaagctGTAAACATGGATCGGTCAACAATTGATGAAGAGGTTCAAACATGTTTAGGAGTTTTATTTTGCTTATCTAGTGAATATAATAAAGCTGTTGATTGCTTTAATACAGCTTTACAAGTAAAGCCTAAT gatCCGCGCTTATGGAATCGTGTTGGTGCTGCTTTAGCAAATAATAGTCAGTCAGAAGAAGCAGTTACAGCATATCGACATGCTCTAGAATTGAATCCTGGTTTTATTCGAGCCAGATATAATTTGGGCATTGcatgtattaatttaaaagcttATCG GGAAGCAGCTGAACATTTTATCGAAGCATTAAATCAACAAGCAAAAATTCAAGAACGATTAATATTAGGTGATAATATACCAAAAGACGTACATCGAATAATGTCCGACGCAATATGGATGACTTTTCGAACGTGTTGTAATTTAATGGGACGACAAGATTTAAAACATCTATTAGATAATAGAGATTTGAACGGTTTGAATCAGGCATTAGGATTTACAAAtgaataa
- the LOC123302532 gene encoding retinal rod rhodopsin-sensitive cGMP 3',5'-cyclic phosphodiesterase subunit delta-like → MAQNSKRAQAILQGFQVNWMNLRDVDTGKIYWQGSEDLSVPDVEHEARVPKKILKCRAVSREINFSSVEEMTKLRLEQKVLFKGRCLEEWYFEFGFVIPGSTNTWQSLIEAAPESQMMPANVLNGNIVIETKFYDDDLLVSTSKVRLYYI, encoded by the exons atggcACAAAATTCAAAACGTGCACAAGCAATACTACAAGGTTTTCAAGT TAATTGGATGAATTTAAGAGATGTGGATACTGGTAAAATATATTGGCAGGGATCTGAAGATTTAAGTGTACCGGATGTGGAGCATGAAGCTCGGGTAccgaagaaaatattaaaatgtcgaGCTGTATCAagagaaattaattttagttctgTCGAAGAAATGACTAAATTACGTTTAGAACAA aaagtattatttaaaggaCGATGCCTCGAAGAATGGTATTTCGAATTTGGATTTGTAATACCAGGTTCAACAAACACATGGCAAAGTTTGATAGAAGCTGCACCTGAAAGTCAGATGATGCCTGCAAATGttttaaa tGGTAATATTGTTATTGAAACCAAATTCTACGATGATGATCTCTTGGTATCTACTTCAAAAGTTCGGCTGTATTATATTTAA
- the LOC123302509 gene encoding protein disulfide-isomerase A3 has translation MILFKTFVFLTLSAVCFAGEQDVLELGDSDFDSIGEHETALVMFYAPWCGHCKRLKPEYAKAAGELLKNDPPVVLAKVDCTAAGKDTCSQHSVSGYPTLKIFRNGKLSQEYNGPREADGIVKYMRAQVGPSSKELKSVQELEKFLEKADPVVVGFFKSDSDLQVAFKQVAEKLRERTIFGHSSSDEVLSKQDLSDNVVLFRPKVLHNKFEPSSVTYKGKPDADALQAWIAANTHGLVGVRTRDSAKDFKEPLVVAYYAVDYVKNPKGTNYWRNRILKVAKEFADDFSFAISSKDDFQHELNEFGVDFVKGEKPLVFARNAKKQKFSMSDEFSIENFQKFLTDLKDGKLEPFLKSEPIPEDNSGPVKVAVGKNFDEVVMNNGKDTLVEFYAPWCGHCKKLTPIYDELGEKLKNEDVEIVKVDATANDVPPLFDVRGFPTLYWLPKNSKTSPVRYDGGRELDDFIKYIAEHATEELNGWDRKSKPKKTEL, from the exons gtGTGGACATTGTAAAAGACTGAAACCAGAGTATGCAAAAGCTGCCGGTGAATTATTAAAGAATGATCCTCCCGTGGTACTCGCCAAAGTTGATTGTACCGCAGCGGGTAAAGATACATGTTCTCAACACTCTGTGAGTGGTTATCccacattaaaaatattccgTAACGGAAAACTATCTCAAGAATATAATGGGCCACGTGAAGCAGACGGTATTGTTAAATATATGCGAGCACAAGTTGGACCTAGCTCAAAGGAATTAAAATCCGTACAAGAATTAGAGAAATTCTTAGAGAAAGCAGATCCCGTTGTGGTTGGATTCTTCAAAAGTGATAGCGATTTACAAGTTGCATTCAAGCAAGTTGCTGAAAAATTACGAGAACGTACCATATTTGGACACAGTTCAAGCGATGAAGTTCTTAGCAAACAAGACCTTAG TGATAACGTTGTTTTGTTCCGACCAAAAGTTTTACACAACAAATTCGAACCAAGCTCAGTTACTTACAAGGGCAAACCAGACGCAGATGCACTTCAAGCATGGATTGCTGCCAATAC TCATGGCTTAGTTGGTGTACGAACCCGTGACTCTGCTAAAGATTTCAAAGAACCATTAGTCGTTGCATACTACGCCGTCGATTATGTCAAGAATCCAAAAGGCACAAATTATTGGCGTAATCGTATCTTAAAGGTTGCCAAAGAATTTGCAGACGATTTTAGTTTTGCAATCAGCTCCAAAGATGATTTCCAAcatgaattaaatgaatttggTGTAGATTTTGTTAAAGGAGAAAAGCCATTAGTATTTGCACGTAAcgcaaagaaacaaaaattcagCATGTCTGATGAATTCTC AATTGAAAACTTCCAAAAATTCTTAACAGACTTGAAAGACGGTAAATTGGAACCATTCTTAAAATCAGAACCAATTCCAGAAGATAACAGTGGACCAGTAAAAGTAGCCGTTGGTAAAAACTTCGATGAAGTTGTCATGAACAATGGCAAAGATACACTTGTTGAATTCTATGCACCATGGTGTGGACACTGTAAAAAATTGACACCAATCTACGATGAATTAGGTGAAAAATTAAAGAACGAAGATGTTGAAATTGTGAAAGTTGATGCGACAGCTAACGATGTACCTCCACTATTCGATGTCCGTGGTTTCCCAACATTATATTGGTTACCAAAGAACAGTAAAACATCGCCAGTACGTTACGATGGTGGACGGGAATTAgacgattttattaaatatattgctGAGCATGCAACAGAAGAATTAAATGGATGGGATAGAAAGAGTAAACCGAAGAAAACGGAATTGTAA